The following coding sequences lie in one bacterium genomic window:
- a CDS encoding four helix bundle protein gives MKSDNAKFKVEFKKRLYVFVLRLIKFIDKLPKDSVCDIMGKQLLRSGTSVLANYVEANSASSKKDFINFFTHSLKSANESKVWLALLRDTGKGNPGDLAWLLKEMAEISNVIASSILTMKGKR, from the coding sequence AAAAAAGATTATATGTTTTTGTATTGAGGCTCATAAAATTCATTGACAAATTACCAAAAGACTCTGTGTGTGATATTATGGGTAAACAATTGTTAAGGAGTGGCACAAGCGTTTTGGCAAATTATGTTGAGGCGAATTCGGCAAGTTCCAAAAAGGATTTTATAAACTTTTTCACCCATTCTCTGAAATCAGCAAACGAATCCAAGGTGTGGCTTGCTTTATTAAGAGATACTGGCAAAGGAAATCCTGGCGATCTTGCGTGGCTTTTAAAAGAAATGGCTGAAATATCAAATGTAATTGCTTCAAGTATATTAACCATGAAAGGAAAAAGGTGA